A part of Paenarthrobacter sp. A20 genomic DNA contains:
- a CDS encoding exo-alpha-sialidase translates to MGLMATADTAESYVLAIGTKKGLWLATSPDRKEWSLSGPHFLMSEIPSIGIDTRGGKTRIMVGVRSEHWGPTVAHSDDLGATWTEPEQGAIKFPDGTDAALERIWQIHPDADSRPGVVWAGCEPISVWKSTDGGEHFELNRGLWDHPHRSEWGAGYGGAAAHSIVVDPSGEKVHIAMSTGGVYRSLDGGTSWEPRNKGISAYFMPDPNPEFGQCVHKIAADAAVEGRLYAQNHHGVYRTDDNGENWDSIAEGLPADFGFVMLTHPRREGTAWVIPLKADGERIPPDSKLSVHRTNDAGNSWTELHTGLPDHEYNAVLRDAASVDTAEPVGVYFGTRGGAVYASADEDGTFTEVASHLPDVLCVRAAVVVGNAAGVEAPLAAAEATVIAEAAVIVEEAARSIDPTPDDQSSAPVPG, encoded by the coding sequence ATGGGACTCATGGCAACCGCAGATACCGCAGAGAGCTATGTCTTAGCGATCGGGACCAAGAAAGGCCTGTGGCTGGCTACCAGCCCGGACCGCAAGGAATGGTCCCTCTCCGGCCCGCACTTCCTGATGAGCGAGATACCCAGCATCGGGATAGACACGCGGGGCGGCAAAACCAGGATCATGGTGGGTGTGCGATCAGAGCATTGGGGTCCCACCGTGGCCCACTCCGACGACCTTGGTGCCACCTGGACCGAGCCTGAGCAAGGCGCCATCAAATTCCCGGACGGCACCGACGCCGCCTTGGAACGGATCTGGCAGATCCACCCCGACGCCGACTCCCGCCCCGGCGTCGTCTGGGCTGGTTGCGAACCGATTTCCGTGTGGAAATCCACCGACGGCGGCGAGCACTTTGAGCTCAACCGCGGGCTGTGGGACCACCCGCATCGCAGCGAATGGGGCGCCGGCTATGGTGGCGCGGCTGCGCACTCGATCGTGGTTGATCCGTCCGGCGAAAAGGTCCACATCGCCATGAGCACTGGCGGCGTTTACAGATCGCTCGACGGCGGGACGTCCTGGGAGCCCCGCAACAAGGGAATCTCGGCCTACTTCATGCCCGATCCCAATCCGGAGTTCGGCCAGTGCGTTCACAAGATCGCAGCGGATGCCGCCGTCGAGGGCCGCTTGTATGCGCAGAACCATCACGGCGTGTACCGCACGGACGATAACGGTGAGAATTGGGATTCCATCGCGGAGGGGCTGCCGGCGGACTTTGGCTTCGTCATGCTGACGCATCCCCGCCGCGAGGGCACGGCTTGGGTCATTCCGTTGAAGGCCGATGGCGAACGCATCCCTCCTGACAGCAAGCTCAGCGTGCACCGAACCAACGACGCAGGAAACTCGTGGACTGAACTGCACACGGGACTTCCGGACCACGAATACAACGCCGTCCTGCGCGATGCGGCGTCCGTGGACACAGCCGAACCCGTTGGCGTGTATTTCGGAACCCGCGGCGGTGCCGTGTACGCCAGCGCCGACGAGGACGGGACCTTTACTGAAGTGGCCTCGCACCTACCGGACGTACTGTGCGTGCGGGCCGCTGTCGTGGTTGGCAACGCCGCAGGCGTGGAAGCCCCGCTGGCTGCGGCGGAAGCCACTGTGATTGCCGAAGCCGCAGTGATTGTGGAGGAAGCGGCCCGGTCGATTGACCCCACTCCGGACGATCAATCCAGCGCCCCGGTACCTGGTTAG
- a CDS encoding S-layer homology domain-containing protein has translation MSFLRIRRWRVAVLAMMATLLASLVLGMVPAHAIGSGPGAVRVDTLSSTTGGSISGTISVRSGVDLGEVAVWAINLYNPSSTVPMGTVNLDGTYTIPGVPAGEYKIYFHSSQAAWFPEEIYGGSNFDTFVPVLVNEGQSVTGIDLRMGGGRIQGRVDMPFHVDTNTVKVEAIDASGGVAASEYPDSTGNYDLRGLPSGDYKIRVTGGVLPAWYGGGASFAEAETVSITGEQDVWNATMTADAGASISGYVDGPWPSAGTISHQISVWDLDGNVVKEIIVGQTGTSYTVSGLAPGQYKLGLDIFTGRRAFEGQFYSGVLEHEGADAAQVITLAGNEEKTRFDFTATNGGTITGTLRDQQAHPLPFSVVEAYTRDSSLSTRKAVTDAQGRYEITGLTTGSYRLRGNTTNVRLAGTTFSGNVAEEPEAKEIAVTSGAQTSADLTYWSPTRFADIVEGQPFDHQISWMASTGISKGWPDATYRPFLPVNRDAMAAFLYRLAGQPAFSPPASSPFVDVPTTSQFYKEIAWLASTKISGGWPDQTFRPLQPVNRDAMAAFLYRFSKVTDFVPPAASPFVDVPANAQFYKEIAWLASTEISTGWDDRTFRPLTPVNRDAMAAFMYRFNAQDS, from the coding sequence GTGTCTTTTTTGAGGATCCGGCGTTGGCGTGTGGCTGTCCTGGCGATGATGGCAACACTGCTTGCTTCGTTGGTGTTGGGAATGGTTCCGGCGCACGCCATTGGCTCGGGCCCCGGTGCCGTTCGTGTGGATACGCTCAGCAGCACGACGGGCGGTTCGATCAGCGGAACCATTTCCGTCCGTTCGGGAGTGGACCTGGGCGAGGTGGCCGTTTGGGCCATCAATCTCTATAACCCGTCCTCCACCGTTCCGATGGGAACGGTGAACCTCGATGGTACGTACACAATTCCTGGCGTGCCGGCGGGGGAATACAAGATCTATTTCCATTCCAGCCAGGCCGCGTGGTTTCCCGAGGAAATCTACGGCGGCTCAAACTTCGACACCTTTGTTCCCGTGCTGGTCAATGAGGGGCAGTCTGTCACCGGAATTGACCTGCGTATGGGTGGCGGCCGGATCCAAGGCAGGGTCGACATGCCCTTCCACGTCGACACGAATACGGTGAAAGTGGAGGCCATCGACGCCTCGGGCGGTGTCGCAGCATCCGAATACCCAGACTCCACCGGCAACTATGATCTCCGGGGCCTCCCCAGCGGAGACTACAAAATTCGAGTCACCGGGGGTGTCCTGCCCGCTTGGTATGGCGGTGGCGCGTCTTTCGCTGAAGCAGAAACTGTCTCCATCACAGGGGAACAGGACGTCTGGAACGCCACGATGACCGCTGACGCAGGAGCCAGCATCAGCGGGTATGTGGACGGGCCTTGGCCTTCGGCTGGAACCATAAGCCACCAGATTTCCGTGTGGGACCTGGACGGAAACGTCGTGAAGGAGATCATCGTAGGCCAGACCGGAACAAGCTACACGGTCAGTGGCCTGGCGCCGGGACAATACAAGCTCGGTTTGGACATCTTCACGGGGCGGAGGGCTTTCGAGGGGCAGTTCTACAGCGGAGTCCTTGAGCATGAGGGTGCTGACGCCGCGCAGGTCATCACACTCGCCGGAAATGAGGAAAAGACACGATTCGACTTCACTGCCACCAATGGTGGAACCATTACAGGGACGCTCCGCGACCAGCAAGCCCATCCTTTGCCGTTCTCGGTAGTAGAGGCTTACACGCGCGATAGTTCGCTAAGCACCCGAAAGGCTGTCACGGATGCCCAAGGACGCTACGAGATCACCGGGCTGACTACGGGTTCGTACCGTCTCCGGGGCAACACCACCAACGTCCGGTTGGCCGGCACCACCTTCTCCGGAAATGTGGCTGAAGAGCCGGAAGCGAAGGAGATTGCCGTGACCAGCGGCGCGCAGACAAGTGCCGACCTTACCTACTGGTCGCCCACGCGGTTCGCGGACATCGTTGAGGGGCAGCCGTTCGACCACCAGATCAGCTGGATGGCATCCACTGGTATCTCCAAGGGTTGGCCTGACGCTACGTACCGCCCCTTCCTTCCTGTGAACCGTGATGCCATGGCGGCGTTCCTTTATCGACTGGCAGGGCAACCCGCCTTCTCGCCCCCGGCTTCGTCGCCGTTCGTGGACGTTCCGACCACCAGCCAGTTCTACAAGGAGATCGCGTGGCTGGCGTCAACCAAGATCTCGGGTGGCTGGCCGGACCAGACGTTCCGGCCTTTGCAGCCTGTCAACCGGGATGCCATGGCCGCGTTCCTGTACCGCTTCTCCAAGGTCACGGACTTCGTTCCGCCAGCCGCTTCCCCGTTCGTGGATGTCCCGGCCAACGCCCAGTTCTACAAGGAGATCGCGTGGTTGGCGTCCACGGAGATCAGCACCGGCTGGGATGACCGCACTTTCCGGCCCCTGACGCCCGTCAATCGTGATGCCATGGCCGCCTTCATGTACAGGTTCAACGCGCAGGACAGTTAG
- a CDS encoding GGDEF domain-containing protein — translation MIAQSVQEGAIVLDPFSVRIVLGLVTLTLIVISCASSQRRRSPYAEWWRVALCLFFVGNAAFLLNGTAAQLWANPAGKTLVVAGTFCVWAGARTLRDRRASAWLLLPAPLLSGFASVLDDPGNSVWSGGLVYLCLTTLGITLAAMELWFAKPARSRITKFLSIVAGLTALYYLFRAVTFVLAGPGNEVFRTFFGYAPAALMHLMLLVAVSSTMNTLSNKQLIKRLRERADRDHLTGLLNRGAFLELASRQLAGPASHHGAALVLADLDHFKAVNDEHGHSAGDAALRAFATACTASVRSTDLVARYGGEEFILFLPGATQQRAEVIASEISSRLSAMQGPDGLPFPTVSYGVTSTGTDVPDLAFMINVADAALYNAKAQGRNRVVGAEPAETEPAAEAGHPTS, via the coding sequence ATGATTGCACAATCAGTGCAAGAGGGAGCCATAGTCCTGGACCCCTTCTCCGTCAGGATCGTCCTCGGCCTGGTCACTCTGACCTTGATCGTCATTTCCTGTGCCTCGTCCCAACGAAGACGCTCGCCCTACGCCGAGTGGTGGCGGGTAGCCCTGTGCCTCTTTTTCGTTGGCAATGCAGCCTTCCTGCTGAACGGTACGGCCGCCCAACTGTGGGCCAATCCCGCCGGCAAGACCCTTGTTGTCGCGGGGACATTCTGTGTCTGGGCGGGGGCACGCACCCTCCGCGACCGCCGGGCAAGCGCGTGGCTGCTGTTGCCGGCTCCTCTTCTCAGTGGCTTTGCATCCGTTCTGGACGATCCGGGAAACAGCGTGTGGTCCGGCGGCTTGGTGTACCTGTGCCTGACGACGCTGGGAATCACGTTGGCCGCGATGGAACTGTGGTTCGCGAAACCTGCCCGGTCCAGGATCACCAAATTCCTGTCCATCGTCGCCGGGCTGACGGCCTTGTACTACCTGTTCCGGGCAGTGACCTTCGTGCTGGCCGGACCGGGCAACGAGGTTTTCCGGACCTTCTTTGGCTATGCGCCGGCTGCCCTGATGCATTTGATGCTGCTGGTGGCCGTGTCCTCCACCATGAATACGCTCAGCAACAAGCAGTTGATCAAACGCCTCCGGGAACGGGCGGATCGTGATCACCTGACCGGGTTGCTCAACAGGGGTGCTTTCCTGGAGCTGGCCTCCCGGCAGTTGGCGGGCCCTGCGTCCCATCACGGTGCGGCCCTGGTCCTGGCCGACCTGGACCATTTCAAGGCCGTCAATGATGAACACGGGCACTCGGCCGGTGACGCGGCCCTCCGCGCCTTCGCCACAGCCTGCACTGCCTCGGTCAGGTCGACGGATCTCGTGGCCCGATACGGTGGGGAGGAATTCATCCTGTTCCTGCCTGGAGCTACCCAACAACGGGCTGAGGTCATCGCTTCAGAAATCAGTAGCCGCCTATCGGCGATGCAGGGCCCGGATGGCTTGCCGTTCCCAACAGTGAGCTACGGCGTCACCTCGACAGGCACGGACGTTCCGGACCTGGCCTTCATGATCAACGTGGCAGATGCCGCGCTTTACAATGCGAAAGCCCAGGGCCGGAACAGGGTCGTAGGAGCAGAGCCGGCGGAAACGGAACCAGCGGCAGAAGCCGGCCACCCGACGTCGTAG
- a CDS encoding isocitrate lyase/phosphoenolpyruvate mutase family protein gives MTDANINARAQQLKALHEAPEILSVVNVWDAISARTIAALPETKAIATAGHSIAAAFGYADGTMPLDVALDGVKRIVDAVDHPVTADLDDGYDNPAETIRRAMGIGVVGANVEDRLRPFDEAVARVQSIMSAAADEGIQFQLNARTDAIARGGDRPIKDSIEDAIARGRAFLDAGAALVFVPGAMTREVIEPLVEGLGHGKLSVIGAPGALPAAELQKLGVARVSYGPFTQRVALRALQDLATDLYGSGVIPTDTPALN, from the coding sequence ATGACTGACGCAAATATCAACGCCCGTGCACAGCAGCTCAAAGCCCTGCATGAGGCACCGGAAATCCTGAGTGTGGTCAATGTGTGGGACGCCATCAGTGCCCGGACAATTGCAGCACTGCCTGAGACGAAGGCCATTGCCACTGCGGGGCATTCGATTGCTGCAGCCTTTGGCTATGCCGACGGAACCATGCCCTTGGACGTCGCACTGGACGGCGTGAAACGCATCGTCGACGCGGTGGATCACCCGGTCACTGCCGACCTGGACGATGGCTACGACAACCCGGCCGAGACCATCCGCCGGGCGATGGGGATCGGCGTAGTTGGTGCCAACGTCGAAGACCGGCTTCGGCCCTTCGACGAGGCCGTGGCCCGCGTGCAGTCGATCATGTCGGCAGCCGCCGACGAAGGCATCCAGTTCCAGCTGAACGCACGCACCGACGCGATCGCCCGGGGCGGGGACCGGCCGATCAAAGACAGCATCGAGGACGCCATCGCCAGGGGACGCGCCTTCCTGGACGCCGGCGCTGCGCTGGTCTTCGTGCCAGGCGCCATGACCCGTGAAGTCATCGAACCGCTGGTTGAAGGCCTCGGTCACGGGAAGCTCTCCGTGATCGGTGCACCTGGAGCCCTGCCCGCTGCCGAGCTCCAGAAACTGGGTGTGGCCCGCGTGTCCTACGGCCCGTTTACGCAGCGCGTGGCCCTGCGTGCACTGCAGGACCTCGCCACCGACCTGTACGGCTCGGGAGTGATCCCTACTGACACCCCGGCCCTCAACTAA
- a CDS encoding MoaD/ThiS family protein has translation MADFTVLLPGVLQPLVGGQSYLTASADGAVTVGQLLDSVTGDYPVLARRLRDETGALRRFVNIYVNGDEVRRLKGLDTEVAAGQEVLIVQSVAGG, from the coding sequence GTGGCTGACTTTACGGTCCTGTTGCCTGGTGTCCTGCAGCCGCTCGTCGGCGGACAGTCCTATCTGACTGCGTCCGCCGACGGGGCTGTGACCGTGGGACAGTTGCTGGATTCTGTGACCGGAGATTATCCGGTGCTGGCCAGGCGTTTGCGTGATGAAACCGGGGCGCTCCGCCGTTTCGTGAATATTTACGTGAACGGTGATGAGGTCCGGCGTCTGAAGGGTCTTGATACGGAGGTCGCGGCCGGCCAGGAGGTCCTGATTGTCCAGTCCGTGGCCGGTGGCTGA
- a CDS encoding LLM class flavin-dependent oxidoreductase, with amino-acid sequence MPIPEHPLRKLGFLTIGLFDPADPAAGHQSTLEIIELGERLGFDSAWLRHRHLQFGISSPVAVMAAASQRTSRIELGTAVTPLGWENPLRLAEDLATVDLLSGGRINPGLSVGEPMNFDTVKHELYPDTADVEDFSYARVDRLARLIAGEKVRDFSGKQGVVEEFSNRVEPHSAGLRSRLWYGAASMKSAVWAGENGFNLLSSSVIFPDKDQEPDFAGVQQSQIRAYRAAPALAGNTARVSQGLVVIPTDSASPAQRQKYQRYVDERTPRTRTPQGPKRMMFAQDIIGTSDDIAEQLYAHQGFQEVDEVAFALPFSFDQEDYVQILTDIAGKLGPALGWKPAG; translated from the coding sequence ATGCCCATCCCCGAACACCCCCTGCGCAAGCTTGGTTTCCTCACTATCGGCCTGTTCGATCCAGCTGACCCGGCCGCCGGGCACCAATCGACGTTGGAGATCATCGAACTCGGCGAGCGGCTGGGGTTCGACAGCGCCTGGCTGCGGCACCGCCACCTGCAGTTCGGGATCTCCTCACCTGTTGCGGTCATGGCCGCGGCAAGCCAGCGCACCTCCAGGATTGAGCTCGGCACCGCCGTGACGCCGTTGGGTTGGGAAAACCCCTTGCGGCTGGCCGAAGATCTGGCCACCGTGGACCTGCTCTCCGGTGGGCGGATCAACCCGGGGCTGAGCGTCGGCGAACCCATGAACTTCGACACTGTGAAACATGAGCTCTATCCGGACACCGCTGACGTGGAGGACTTCAGCTACGCACGGGTGGACCGGCTTGCCCGTCTGATAGCCGGCGAAAAAGTGCGGGACTTCTCCGGGAAGCAAGGCGTAGTGGAGGAATTCTCCAACCGCGTGGAGCCGCACTCCGCCGGGCTTCGTTCACGGCTTTGGTATGGGGCGGCAAGCATGAAATCGGCCGTGTGGGCCGGAGAAAACGGCTTCAATCTGCTCTCCAGCAGCGTCATCTTCCCCGACAAGGACCAGGAGCCGGATTTCGCCGGGGTCCAACAGTCACAGATCCGCGCTTACCGCGCGGCCCCCGCCCTGGCAGGGAACACTGCCCGGGTATCGCAGGGGCTGGTGGTAATTCCCACGGATTCGGCATCACCGGCCCAGCGGCAGAAGTACCAGCGGTACGTGGACGAACGCACACCACGCACACGCACGCCCCAAGGACCGAAGCGCATGATGTTCGCCCAGGACATCATCGGTACCAGCGATGACATCGCCGAGCAGCTCTACGCCCATCAGGGATTCCAGGAAGTCGACGAGGTTGCCTTCGCGCTGCCCTTCAGCTTTGACCAGGAGGACTATGTACAGATCCTCACCGACATCGCGGGCAAGCTGGGACCGGCCCTGGGATGGAAGCCGGCCGGCTAA
- a CDS encoding LysR family transcriptional regulator, which produces MDMDPRRLLVLLAVARTGGVLAAADELRITPSAVSQQLSKLENEAGQALLLRTPKGSVLTPAGLAMAEAGEEIERALNVARARMQSEVNIAGVVRVGGFTSFMRTVVIPRLPEWRSQYPQLQIQIVEDSYPALMRLLRQRQLDAVVIEQDSTAAEQHPMAAGMVQEPLLDEPWKLVVPTGTLLGTDNIDLTRLHLPWLGVEPSAANTAVLGRLRHSTGARIETVHQYHDTLTALALVAAGEGVAIVPTLALTGVVHDQVDILDVPGLGTRHIALRRFDRRRAASLPVDTVARLLRESAAAFDTRSGS; this is translated from the coding sequence ATGGATATGGACCCGCGCCGACTGCTGGTTCTTCTCGCTGTTGCCCGTACCGGCGGCGTCCTCGCGGCAGCTGATGAACTGCGGATTACGCCCTCCGCGGTGTCGCAGCAGCTCAGCAAACTCGAGAACGAGGCAGGGCAGGCGCTACTCCTGCGAACCCCTAAAGGCTCCGTGCTCACACCCGCAGGCCTGGCCATGGCCGAGGCGGGGGAAGAGATAGAACGAGCCCTCAACGTGGCCCGCGCCCGGATGCAAAGCGAGGTCAACATCGCAGGTGTTGTGCGCGTGGGCGGATTCACCAGTTTCATGCGGACAGTGGTGATCCCGCGTCTTCCGGAGTGGCGCAGCCAATACCCCCAGTTGCAGATTCAGATCGTGGAGGATTCCTATCCCGCGCTGATGCGGCTGCTCCGCCAACGCCAGCTCGATGCTGTGGTGATTGAACAGGACTCGACAGCGGCCGAGCAGCATCCGATGGCGGCCGGAATGGTGCAGGAACCCCTGCTGGATGAACCATGGAAGCTCGTGGTGCCCACAGGAACCCTGCTGGGCACGGACAACATCGACCTGACCCGTTTGCACTTGCCGTGGCTGGGAGTCGAGCCGTCAGCAGCCAACACAGCAGTGCTCGGGCGTCTCCGCCACTCGACGGGTGCCCGGATTGAGACTGTTCATCAGTACCACGACACACTCACCGCGCTGGCACTCGTCGCTGCCGGCGAGGGGGTTGCCATCGTGCCCACCTTGGCGCTCACCGGCGTGGTCCATGACCAAGTGGACATCCTGGACGTTCCCGGTTTGGGGACCCGGCACATCGCCTTGCGACGCTTCGACCGGCGAAGGGCGGCGAGCCTGCCCGTGGACACGGTGGCCCGGCTGCTCCGGGAGTCTGCGGCGGCGTTCGACACCCGCTCGGGCTCCTGA
- a CDS encoding FG-GAP-like repeat-containing protein — protein sequence MGVLRRSIALSTGLVVFAAGLFFVQAPATAVPLPGPDNPNVQFVEGTPHSEHTFETPPVDNAPKGQADVDSLLRDGALAAGPGGDIRVRLVTAKLADNTNPVSMAGAEQAVAATSSYWKAMTANKLSMSVASKVAGHQSKAKSTDSYSTIMSTITSELKWSASPYTALVIFVPTATLSGNALGAGYSSGSYSGRVLMPQISNFSNNVMSHEFGHVIGLMHADALQCRSGASDIGVDSNGRFTDSSCYIREYGDTTDIMGAAQYASPVVSSTLWDFAGLGRGDEIRDVGVATGVKSYTLKPWGGTEAQRAIKFTDPISREVYYLELRQPVGYDNYLSASTQSGNKGVKIVQRGGATIASSLILMPSTVPFTEPYYAKNHAWQAGSTFTTYTGTKVTINSVTSTSATVTINADPKLKTRMRFSAGDFDGDKLADVISREADGSLLLFAGLPGNRLEDSVRIGSGWDIFNAVLGTSDFTGDGFADILARSSDGALWLYPGNGKGGFLPRSQVGIGWQGFTQLVAPGDFNGDGRADVIASDTDGRLWLYPGNGSGGFLARVLAGQGWDSFNSLAPAGSFGGGSGGLLARAADGTLYVYPGDGGGGFLPRAAVGSGWNSAGDIVGGQDLTGDQRADVLAGASMILYPGDGAGFADRLAIGTGWNHFSQVWEAGDFDGDAVADVLARGTNGVLWLYPGNGSGGFLPRVQLGTGWNVFTAVLSAGDFDGDKHPDLVARASDGTLWLYPTDGKGQFLARKQIGTGWQGFTELLAPGDFSGDGRADILARAADGSMWLYPGNGAGGFQPWRQIGTGWNIFNAVMQGSDFNGDGSEDVLARGTDGALWLYPGNGSGGFLARQYLGSGWNMFTTFAAIGNAFTGTGDPSLVGVAGDGTLLMYSGTGRGAFKPVALNPR from the coding sequence ATGGGTGTTTTGCGGCGATCGATCGCGTTGTCTACAGGCCTGGTGGTGTTTGCCGCGGGCCTGTTTTTCGTCCAGGCGCCGGCCACGGCCGTTCCCTTGCCGGGGCCGGACAATCCGAACGTCCAGTTCGTGGAAGGAACACCGCACTCGGAGCATACGTTCGAGACGCCTCCCGTCGACAACGCACCCAAGGGACAGGCCGACGTCGACTCCCTCCTCCGCGACGGGGCGCTGGCCGCCGGCCCGGGCGGAGATATCCGCGTCCGCCTGGTGACGGCCAAGCTGGCGGACAACACCAACCCGGTTTCGATGGCGGGTGCCGAGCAGGCCGTGGCTGCGACCAGCAGCTACTGGAAAGCGATGACGGCCAACAAGCTGTCCATGTCCGTTGCCAGCAAGGTGGCCGGGCACCAGTCCAAGGCGAAGTCCACGGACAGTTACAGCACCATCATGTCCACCATCACCAGTGAGCTGAAGTGGTCCGCGAGCCCTTACACGGCGTTGGTGATCTTCGTTCCCACGGCCACGCTGTCCGGGAATGCGCTGGGCGCCGGCTACAGCAGCGGCAGCTACAGTGGTCGCGTCCTGATGCCGCAGATCAGCAACTTCTCCAACAATGTGATGAGCCACGAATTCGGTCACGTGATCGGCTTGATGCACGCCGATGCGCTGCAGTGCCGCAGCGGTGCTTCCGACATTGGGGTGGACAGCAACGGGCGTTTCACCGACTCTTCCTGCTACATCCGCGAGTACGGCGACACCACGGACATCATGGGTGCAGCGCAGTACGCCTCGCCCGTGGTGAGTTCCACGCTGTGGGACTTCGCCGGGCTGGGCCGCGGCGACGAAATCCGAGACGTGGGCGTTGCCACGGGGGTCAAGAGCTACACCCTCAAACCATGGGGCGGCACTGAGGCGCAGCGGGCCATCAAGTTCACGGATCCCATCAGCCGCGAGGTCTATTACCTGGAACTTCGGCAACCGGTGGGCTACGACAACTACCTCTCGGCATCGACGCAGAGCGGTAACAAGGGCGTCAAAATCGTCCAGCGCGGCGGGGCCACCATTGCCTCGTCACTGATCCTCATGCCGTCGACCGTTCCGTTCACTGAGCCCTACTACGCAAAGAACCACGCGTGGCAGGCCGGCAGCACGTTCACCACCTACACGGGTACCAAGGTGACCATCAATTCCGTCACGTCGACCTCGGCGACGGTCACCATCAACGCCGATCCCAAGCTCAAGACGCGAATGCGGTTCTCAGCAGGTGATTTCGACGGCGACAAACTCGCCGATGTCATTTCCCGCGAAGCCGACGGCTCCTTGCTCCTTTTCGCGGGCCTGCCCGGGAACCGCCTGGAGGATTCGGTGCGGATCGGCTCCGGCTGGGATATTTTCAACGCAGTGCTGGGCACTTCCGATTTCACTGGGGATGGCTTTGCGGACATTCTGGCACGCAGCAGCGACGGTGCCCTGTGGCTCTACCCGGGCAACGGGAAGGGCGGATTCCTGCCCAGAAGCCAGGTTGGCATCGGATGGCAGGGCTTCACCCAGTTAGTAGCTCCGGGTGACTTCAACGGCGATGGTCGCGCGGACGTGATCGCCTCCGATACGGACGGTCGCCTGTGGCTCTACCCGGGCAACGGCTCGGGTGGTTTCCTTGCCAGGGTGCTGGCCGGCCAGGGCTGGGATTCGTTCAACAGCCTCGCCCCTGCCGGTTCCTTCGGTGGCGGGTCCGGCGGGCTCCTTGCCCGCGCTGCTGACGGCACGCTTTATGTCTACCCCGGCGATGGTGGGGGCGGCTTCCTGCCGCGTGCCGCCGTCGGAAGTGGTTGGAACAGCGCCGGTGACATCGTCGGAGGGCAGGACCTGACGGGCGATCAGCGTGCTGACGTCCTCGCGGGCGCGTCCATGATCCTGTACCCGGGTGACGGTGCCGGCTTCGCGGACCGCCTGGCAATTGGAACCGGCTGGAACCACTTCAGCCAAGTGTGGGAGGCGGGGGATTTCGACGGCGATGCTGTCGCTGACGTCCTGGCGCGTGGCACCAACGGCGTCCTGTGGCTCTACCCAGGCAACGGGTCGGGTGGCTTCCTGCCGCGCGTGCAGCTCGGGACGGGCTGGAACGTCTTCACGGCGGTACTCAGTGCCGGGGATTTCGACGGCGATAAGCACCCGGATCTCGTGGCGAGGGCCTCCGATGGGACGCTGTGGCTTTATCCAACCGACGGGAAGGGACAATTCCTGGCCCGCAAGCAGATCGGGACGGGATGGCAAGGGTTCACGGAACTGCTGGCACCCGGCGATTTTTCGGGTGATGGCCGCGCCGATATTTTGGCGAGGGCCGCTGACGGCAGCATGTGGTTGTACCCGGGCAACGGTGCGGGCGGATTCCAGCCGTGGCGACAGATCGGTACCGGCTGGAACATCTTCAACGCGGTGATGCAGGGCAGCGACTTCAACGGCGATGGCAGCGAAGACGTGCTGGCTCGGGGGACTGACGGCGCACTTTGGCTCTACCCGGGCAACGGCAGCGGAGGTTTCCTCGCCCGGCAGTACTTGGGCTCGGGCTGGAACATGTTCACCACCTTCGCGGCCATCGGCAACGCGTTTACCGGTACAGGCGATCCGTCCCTGGTGGGCGTCGCAGGGGACGGGACGTTGTTGATGTACTCCGGGACGGGCCGGGGCGCGTTCAAACCGGTGGCGCTGAACCCGCGGTAG
- a CDS encoding YgjV family protein, with amino-acid sequence MEMLFEITGWAGAVAMLGGYMGVSLGWLQAGSTFQTVNLFGSCAFIVNGTLHGAWPSVVTNVAWFLISAVALLRMRAKQRPARVAAQAPESPSLRPDTAAQVIVAATRPAASCA; translated from the coding sequence ATGGAAATGCTGTTCGAAATCACCGGCTGGGCCGGCGCAGTGGCAATGCTCGGCGGCTACATGGGAGTGTCACTGGGCTGGTTGCAGGCGGGCAGCACCTTCCAGACGGTCAATCTTTTTGGTTCATGCGCGTTCATCGTCAATGGCACGCTCCATGGAGCCTGGCCCTCCGTCGTGACGAATGTCGCCTGGTTCCTGATCTCGGCAGTGGCTCTTCTCCGGATGCGGGCCAAGCAGCGGCCTGCGCGGGTCGCAGCCCAGGCTCCGGAAAGCCCGTCACTGCGCCCGGACACTGCCGCCCAGGTCATCGTCGCGGCAACCCGCCCGGCCGCCAGCTGCGCGTAG